The following DNA comes from Burkholderia sp. HI2500.
GTAGCGGCTCCGCTCACCGCGTTCATCCGCGTTCCGCGCGCATGGCAGCTCGCGCTGTTCTTCGGGCTCAGCAACAGCGGCTACGCCAGCCTCGTCGCATGGCTGCCCGCGTTCTACCGCGGCATCGGCATGGATCCGCAAGCGAGCGGCAACCTGCTCGCGTGGATGGCGCTGTTCCAGGCAACCGGCGCGCTCGCGATGCCGATGCTCGCAAAACGCTCGCCCGACCGGCGCGCCGTGCTGTGGCTCACGCTCGCACTGCAGGCGGCCGGCTTCATCGGGTTCGCCGCGCTGCCCGCGCTCGCGCCGTGGCTCTGGGTCGCGAGCGTCGGCCTCGGTCTCGGCGGCTTCTTCTCGATGAGCCTGATCGTCACGCTCGACCACCTGCCCGACGCGCGGCTCGCCGGCGCGCTCGCCGCGTTCGTGCAGGGCATCGGCTTCCTGACCGTCGCGGCGAGCCCCTGGCTGATCGGCTGGCTGCGCGACGCGGGCGGCGGCTTCGCGATCGCGTGGTGGATGCATCTCGGCGTGATCGCCGCGATGGCCGCGCTGAACGCCGCGTTCGCGCCCGCCGGCTACCGGCACGGCATGGTGCGCATCACCGGCGCCGCCCGCTAACGCCCCCTCGAATCCGGACGTTTCGCCGGCCGCTGCCGGCGCAACGTCCAGCCGCCCGCGCATGGCCGGGCGCGGGCAGTCACGCCCCACGGCCGCTGGTTCGCTTCAAAACAAACACCCACAATCGGTATTGGAGACAGACATGAAAAAGCTCGTCCTGGCCGTGGCGCTCGCGCTGACGGCCGGCGCCGCCGCCGCGAAAGACCCGGCGGTGCTGCGCCTCGGCGTCGACCCCAGCTATGCGCCGTTCGAATCGCTCGCGCCCGACGGCAAGCTCGTCGGCTTCGACATCGATCTCGGCAATGCGATCTGCGAACGGATGAAGGTGCGCTGCGTGTGGGTCGAGAACGCGTTCGACGGGATGATCCCCGCGCTGAAGGCGCGCAAGTTCGACGGCGTGCTGTCGTCGATGAGCGTGACCGAGAAGCGCCTCGCGCAGATCGCGTTCACGGACAAGATCGACAACGTGCCGCCCCGGCTCGTCGCGCGGCGCGGCTCGAACCTGCAGCCGACACCCGAATCGCTGCAGGGCAAGAGCGTCGGCGTCGAGCAGGGTTCGACGCAGGAAACCTATGCACGGACGTACTGGGAGCCGAAGGGCGTGATCGTCCGCACGTACCAGACGCAGGATCTCGTCTACCAGGACCTGCTGTCGGGGCGGCTCGATGCGTCGCTGCAATCGTCGGTGCAGGCCGACCTCGGTTTCCTGAAAACCGCGAAGGGCGTGAACTTCGAATTCGCGGGGCCGCCGCTGCATGACCCGAAGACGCTCGGCGTGGGTTCGGCGATCGGCGTGCGCAAGGATGACGACGCGCTGCGCACGCAGATCAACCAGGCGCTCGCGAGCCTGATCCAGGACGGGACGTACCAGCGGATCGCGAAGAAGTATTTCTCGTTCGACATCTACAACTGACGGGAACGAACGGGCAACGCAAAGCGGTGTCACGCAGGCGTGCGCGACACCGCTTGTTCGTTGACCGAATGATTTCGACTACGCCGCGCGCTGCAACAGGTCGGTGGCGAACGACTTCGCGTGCGCGACGGCTTCCTGCGCATCGCCGAACACACCGAGTTCATCCCAGTGTTCCTCGGCCGCGTACGTTCCCTTCACGGCGAGCGCCCGCTGAACGCTCAACTGCGCGGCGTATTTGCCGTCCTGCAACGGCCGGGCGGTTGCCACCACCTTGTGCGGCGGGCTGGCGCGCTCCGGCTGAACCAGTTCGACGGCGCCGCCGGCCACGTCGACGTACATCAACTCGTTCCGGGTGTTGCAGTCCGGGCAGTAGAAGCACCACCCCGCGTCCTCCTGATGGGGCCTGACCTGCCCGCGAGCCAGCACGGCGCGGCATGCAACGTTTTCGCAGATGAACGGCATGGCAGTCTCCGAAGTTGTTTGTCGGAAATCCTAGCATGTCCGTCGGCCGTCAACCACCGGCATCATCAGGATTGCCTTGCGGTGGATCAGGTCCGGGCTTATACGCCCTTGATACGACTTACACGCAGGTCGACCCGGCGCTCGCAAGCCTCGCGTCAGCCGGGATAAACTGTCTGCCCGATCCACGAACCCAGCCATCCTCCATGTTGATCCGCGTTGCCACGCCGTCCGATGCCATCCCCCTTGCCGAACTGAAGCGCGACACGTTTCGCGAAACCTTTCTGCAAGACGGATTCAATATCGACTACCCGCCGCACGATCTGGCTGCGTACGAGACCCAGGCCTACTCGGTGGAGACGGTCACGGGCCAGCTCAACGATCCCCAGTGCCGCACGTGGGTCGCCGAAAGCGACGATGGCCGGCTGGTGGGGTATGCGCACGCGGGGCCGTGCAAGCTCCCGCACCCGGAGGTTACCGACGGTGCGGGGGAAATCCATCAGATCTACCTTCGGCGCGGAACGCAAGGGACCGGCGCCGGGCGCGCGTTGTTCGATTCCGCACTGGATTATCTGGCAACGGCACGCCCCGGCCCGGTATGGCTGGGCGTGTGGTCCGGCAACGCGAAGGCGATCGCCTTCTATGAGAAGGCCGGTTTCAGCAAGGTCGGCACGTACGATTTCAAGGTCGGGGAAGCGACTGACCTGGAGTTCGTCTACCGTCGCTGACCTTCGCAGCGGCATGCCGGCCAAGCCGCGCCGGAGAAAGAAAAGGGGCGTCGCGCATGATCGCGCGACGCCCCTGCTTCACTTCGGCCGGCCCGTTCGGGCAGCGATGGCGATTGATGCGTGAACGGCCGTCAATCGGCCGGCGTCACTTGTAATTGAACGCGTCCGGGTGGTTCTCGAGGCTGCCCGTCAGCGCCGCATACAGGATCGTCCGTCCGTCGATCGATTCGCTACCGCCGCCGATATTGAGCCATGTCAGCTTCTCGGCGCCCTCCTTCGGACCCGCGACGGACAGCACCCCGTACATGACCTTCTTCTGCGGGTCGTATAGCACCGCGATACGCTCCGACCCGCAGTTGTGCGGCTTGCAGGCCGTCATCACGTAGACGTCGTGCCCGCCGAACACGACGGTGGCTCCCGGGGATTCGGTGCCTTTTGTCACCCATGCCGGCAACGCGTGACCTTTCTTCATCGCGGCGAACGCGTCGCTCGCCGCGCGATCGCCGGGGATGGCGCTCATCGTCCAGGTTTTCGTCGGCGCGGGGCCCGCGGCCCATGCGGCCTGGGCGAGGATCAGTGCGGCAGCGGCGAGGGGAATCCTGACGTTCATTTATCCATACTCCTGTCAATGTGGCGATTGCTTAGTCGCCGCCACACCGACAAGAGTTCGTCCCGCCGTGTCAATTTTTGTCAGTCAATAGTGACTCCGCCTCCACAATGTCTTCGGCTCGTCGAGCAGGTGACGCAACCCGCTGCGCTCGATCGTGAGTTCCGCGACTTCGTTCACCCGTTCGAGCACCGCGCCTTCGTCCACCGACAACACGCGCCGATCCTCCATCAGCACCCTTCCGCCGACCATCGTCATGCACACGTCGGCCGCGTTCGCAAAGCACGTCACGCGATACACCGGCATGTTCATCGGCATCATGTGCGGCCGGAACAGGTCGACGAGGATGACGTCGGCGAGCTTGCCGGCTTCGAGCGAACCGACTTCGTGATCGACCGACAGCGCCTTCGCCGCGTCGATCGTCACCATCTCCAGCACCTTGCCGTGCGGCAGCACGTCCGGGTCGCGGAAATGCCGGCGGTGGTAATGCATGCACTGCCACATGTGGCGGAACATGTCGTAGCCGCGATCGGGCGCCGCGCCGTCCGACGCGATCGCCACCGTCACGCCCGCATCGATCAGCTCGGGCACCGGGCAGCGCCCGATGATCGACATGATCGCGCTCGGGTTGTGGACGATCGCGGTGCCCGTCTCGACGCATGCCGCGATGTCGTCGTCGGTCAAGTCGATGCTGTGCGACATGAACGACGTCGGGCCGAGCAAGCCGAGTTCGCGATGCGCGAACGCGAGCGTGCCCGCGCGGTGGCCGTCCTGCGTGAACGTCAGCCCGCGCTCGCGCGCCAGCGCGCCGTAACGGGCGGCCTGGTCGCGGAAGTCGCGTTCGTACCGCGCGAGTTCGGGGTCGTGATCGGGCCCGTACACGGGCAGCGTGAGCGCGATGCGGATCCGGCCGTCGGCATCGCCGTGGCATTCGTCGATGATGCTTTGGCACACTGCGTACATCGTGTCGAAGCCGATGTCGCGCGTGTCGCTGCCGTCCGGCGTGTGGCGCGTGTAAGCACGCGGCGCGGGCGGCCGCGACGGGCCGACCGCGACGATCGAGCGCGTACCGGTGCGCACCACCGCATCGCAATGGCGCCGTGCGTAGACCGGATCGTCGACGCGCATGATCGAGTTGCCGCCGCCGAGCAGCGACACGCCCGTCGTCACGCCGGCCTTCAGCCGTTCGAGCGCGGCAAGGTGCGATTCGGTCTCCCAGAACGCCTCGTCGGACGCACGCGTGTAGATCGTCTCGGCCGCAGCCGACCATGCGTCGCCGTCCGCGCCGCCGATCGTGCGAAGCATCGCGTGGCCCGCGTGCGCATGCGCATCGATCAGGCCCGGCAGCACGGCCTTGCGGCGCGCGTCGATCGTGCGTGCGGCGCGGTAGCGGGCCTGCAGTTCATCGGTGCCGCCCACGGCGACGATGCGATCGCCTTTCACGGCCACCGCGCCATGCTCGATCACGCGCCGCTGCGGATCCATCGTGATCACGCAGCCATTCGCGATCAACGTGTCGATCGCTTCGCGGTTGTCCGCCTGGTTGTCCTCGGTCGTCATCGCACAGTATCCTGTTGTCGTTCGATTGATTTCATTGCCGTCCAGTCGTCCCGTCATCACGCGGAACCGACCGGCGCAGCAACCCGCGCCTTCAGCCTGCGCTGCCCCGCGCTGATCACGATGAACACCACCGCATTCACCGCAAGCGCGACGAGCCCGGGGTTGATCGACGTCAGCGTGTTCGACGCGCGCGGGAACAGCGACGCGAGCGTCACGCCATAGTAGTTCGTCATCGCGATCACGATCGCGCCGGCGACGATCCCCGCGAACGCACCTTCGCGCGTGCCGAACGGCCGCTTCAGGAAGCTCGACGCGAGCATCGGCACGAGCTGCGTGAGCAGGCTCGACGAGAAGATCGCGAGCGTGACGAACGTCGCGCCGCCGCGCAGCACGAAGTAGACGACCACCAGCGTGAAGATCGGCAGCGCGATCCGCGCAACGCGCGTCACCTCACGGTCGGTCGCATTCGGCGCGAAACCTTCGCGGTAGATGTTGCGCGCGATCGTCGTCGACGCGTTCAGCATGATCAGCGAACCCGGCACCAGCGCGGTCAGCAGGCCCGTGCCGCCGACGATGCCGACGAACCACGCGGGGAACGTCTGCTTCACGAGGCGCAGCAGCGCGAGATCGGCCTGCGCGCCTTCGAGCCCGTGCACGGTCATCACGGCCGCGAAGCCGACGAGGAACAGGAACGCGATCAGCACCTGGTACAGCGGCATCAGGATCACGTTGCGGCGCAGCGCGCGCTCGTCCTTCGCGACGTAGATCGCGGTGAAGCCGTGCGGATACAGGTAGTAGCCGAGCGACGTGAGCAGGATCGTCGAGTTGTACCAGCTCAGGTTGAAGCCGTGCGCGGGCATGCGCAGCAGTTCGGGATGCGCGGCGTCGAGCTTCGCGAACATCGCGCCGAGGCCGCCGTAGTAATGCATCGGCAGGTACAGGCCGAGGAAGATCGCGATCGCGAGGATCAGCACGTCCTTGAAGATCGCGATGCTCGCCGAACCGTGAATGCCCGACACGACCATGTACACGGCCATCAGCGTCGCGGCGATCCAGATCGCGGCCGCTTGCGGAATCAGCCCGTACGACATCTCCGACACGATCACGCCGAGCCCGCGCAACTGGATCATCAGCAGCGACACCATCGCGAACACCGCGACGACCGACACCAGCACGCCGATCGCGCGGCTGTCGTACTTCGCCGCGAAGTAGTCGGCGAACGATACGAGCCCGCGCGCCTTCGCGTAACGCCAGACGGCCGGCAGCATCCAGTAGCCGATCACGAACGCGAGGCAGCCGTACGACAGGATGTAGAACGCGGGCACGCCCTTGCTGTAGGTCCAGCCGCTCGCGCCGAGGAACGAGAACGTCGAGAACGCCTCGCCGGCCATCAGCAGGAACGTGAGCAGCGAGCCGAAGCCGCGCCCGCCGACCGCCCACTGCTCGAGCGTAAGCTTGCGGCCGCGGCGCGCCATCACGCCGATCGCCAGCGCGAACACGGCGAACGCCGCGATGATGAGGATCGATGCGTTCATCGCGCGTCTCCCGGGCGGCCGGGGCGGGCCGCGTCGCGCTCGTCGAGATGGAACAGGATCGCGAGGATCGCGGCGGTGGCCGCCATCCAGACCAGGTTCCACACGAGCAGGAACGGCAGCCCGAACAGCAGCGGCCGCCCCTCGGCGAGCGAGCCGCCCGCATACATCCCGACGAACGGCAACGCCGCCAGCAACAGTTTGAGTTTCATGAGTGCCTCCTCCGGAAGACGCGTATGCGTCAGGACATCAGAACTTCTGGCGGATGCCGACCACCACCGCCACCTGCGACGTCGTCGACGACGCGCTGTCGGTGCCGTCGATCCACGCCCGGCCGACACCCGACGACGCCTTCTGGTAGAAGCCGTTCACATACACGTCGGTGCGCTTGGACAGCAGGTACTGCACGCCGGCCGATACCTGGTGGTAGTGGCCGCTGTCGCTGGCGCGCGCGACCTGCGTATAGGTGTAGCCGGCCGCGGCCATCAGCGCCGGCGTGATCAGGTAGCGCAGGCTGCCTTCGTAGTTGTTGAAGCGCAGCGCGCCGCCCGTCGCCTGCCCGAAGTTCGAGCCCGTGTACAGCAGGCCGAGCGTAGCCGGCCCGATCGCGTAGCTGCCGCCCGCGCCCCAGATCTGCTGGCGGATCGCGTTCCCGAGGCTCGCGCCGAACACCGATTCCGACGCCGGATAGTAGTTGTCCGAAGCAACGGCGCCGCTCGTGCTGACCGCCGGATGGTTCACGCGCGCATACGCGGCGCCCGCGTTGAGCGGGCCGTTCACGTACGTGACGCCCGCGCTCCAGCTGTTGTCGTTCGCGAAGCCGGTCGAGTTCGAGAAGCCGTACACGAGATTCGCCTGCAAGCCCGCGATCGTCGGCGACAGGTACTTCACCGCGTTGTTGGTGCGGAACGTGTTGTTGATGTCGTCGTTGTCGAACGGGTGCGTCGAGTACTGCGCGAGGAAGCTGCTCATCTGCAGCGAGCCGAGGATGTCCTGCGTCGAGTTGTACTGGCGGCCGAGCGTCACCGCGCCCCAGTTCGCGCCGCTCAGCCCGACCCACGCCGACCGCCCGAACATCCGGCCGCCCTGGCCGAGCGCACCGTTCGCGACGTTGAAGCCGTTCTCGAGGCGGAAGTTCGCCTTCAGGCCGCCGCCGAGATCCTCGGTGCCGATCAAGCCCCAGCGCGGGCCCGATTCGTTGCCGCCGGTGAATTGCCACAATGCGTGGCCCTTCGCGTTGTTCGTGTAGGTCACGCCCGCGTCGACGATCCCGTACAGCGTCACCGTCGACTGCGCGTGCGCGGCGCCGGCAAACAGCATGGCGACCGCCACGCCCACGCGTGCGGCGCCCGTCTTCCCACCCTTCATTCGCACCATCTCCGTCTTCTCCTCTCCAAACCTGTTCATCGATGTGTTGTGTTTTTTTGATCCTGCCCATACGCACCGATCGGGTTGTATAGACAGTCGCTGGATGGTATCCAGCCGTAATCGCATCAAGAAATGAAATGTTCAACTGGGCGGCAGTTGAAAATCGAATGGCGGGGAGATGAGCGGGGACGGTGCGCCCCTGCAAGAGAAACGAAAGCGCGCACGCCCGCTGGACGCGGCGCGCTTTGCTCAGACGTGAATGGCCTGCGTAAGCAAGCTGACGAAACGGCGACAGGCGATGTGCCGATGTGGTTTTCCCGGATGGTGGGTGTGGCGCGGCGTCGAACGGATCCGTGCGCGGCCGCGCCCATCTCAATCATCAGCCGGAGTGATGACCCTCCCCTTTTTCTGCGGATTTGACCGGGGGCACGGTGCCGACAACACTAGCCCGCAGTGCTGCAAAGACGGCACGCGCCCGCCTCCCCTTCAGAGTCCGCCATGGTCCCGACCGACATCATGCAATCCCCGAGCGCCGCCCGGCCGCTCGCCGACCGGCAGCTGCGCCGGATCGTCATCGCCTCCGTCGCCGGCAATGCGATGGAGTGGTACGACTTCTTCGTGTACGGCACGGCCGCGGCGCTCGTGTTCGGCCACGTGTTCTTCCCGCCGGGTGCGTCGCCGCTCGCCGGTAGCCTCGCCGCGTTCGCGGCCTTCGCGCTGGGCTTCGTCGCGCGGCCGCTCGGCGGGATCGTGTTCGGCCACGTCGGCGATCGCTACGGGCGCAAGGCGTCGCTCGTGTGGACGCTGCTGATCATGGGCGCGTCGACCTTCGCGATCGGCCTGCTGCCGACCTATGCGCAGGTCGGCGTGTGGGCGCCGGCCGCGCTCGTCGTGCTGCGCCTGCTGCAAGGGATCGCGTCCGGCGGCGAATGGGGCGGCGGCGTGCTGATGATCAGCGAGAACGCGCCGCCGGAACAGCGCGGCTACTACGCCGCATGGAGCCAGCTCGGCGTGGGCGGCGGGTTCGTGCTGTCGTCGGCCGCGTTTCTCGCCGCGCAGGCGCTGCCGGACGACGCATTCCGCACCTGGGGCTGGCGGCTGCCGTTCCTCGCGAGCATCGCCATCTTCGCAATCGGCATCTATATCCGCCGCCATCTGCCGGAAAGCCGCGACTTCGAGCAGGCCGGCAAGCGCGGCGCGCACACGCACCTGCCGATCGTCGAATGCATCCGGCGCCATCCGAAGGAAATCCTGCTCGCGATGGGGCTGCGCGTGGCCGAGAACGGCGGCGCTTATATCTTCCTCGCGTTCTCGCTCGTCTACGGCAAATACGTCGGCATCCCGAACGGCGTGATGCTGACCGGCGTGATGATCGTCGAGATGGGCGCGATGCTCGCGTGGGGCAAGCTGTCCGACCGGATCGGCCGCAAGCCCGTGTACCTGATCGGCGCGCTGAGCCTCGTCGCGTGCGCGTTCCCGTTCTTCTGGCTGCTCGACACACGCGTGACGCCGCTCGTGTGGCTTGCGCTCACGGTCGGCACGGCAGTGAGCCACGGCGCGATGATCGGCACGCTGCCCGCGCTCGTCGGCGAGCTGTTCAGCACCGAGGTGCGGTACTCCGGCGTCGCGCTCGGGCATGAAGTCGCGTCGATCTTCGCGGGCGGGATGTCGCCGCTGATCGCGACCGCGCTGCTCGCGCGCTATCACGCGTCGTGGCCGGTGTCGCTGTTCCTCATTGCACTCGGCCTCGTGACCGTCGCGACGCTGTGCGTGATGCGCGAGACGCGCGTCGCGCCTGATGCCGGCACGCGCGGCGACACGGTGTGAGCGTGCGGCACGCGTCGGCCGCCTCCGCTTCCGTTCCCGTGCGCTTGCCAGCGGCTGTCGGACACACCGGCTCACGGTGCCACGTGCGCGCTTTCGTGGCACCGCGAGCGCACGCGACATCGACGTCCGGGCTACGCGTCCTGTCTGCTTCGCCCGCCGTCGAACACCGGCGCCAATCCCAGATGATCGAGCAGCCGCGCGAATTCGCCGAGCCGCTGCCGCATGTACGCGGGCACGTCCACGTCCGCATAGTCGTGGAAGCCGGCCCCCGTGCGCACGCCGTCGCACCCGGTTTCCATATTGCGCACGACGCTCGCGGCCGGCGCGAAGCGCGGGCCGATCTCGCCTGCCAGATACGTCGACGCGTAGTACAGGATGTCGCAGCCGCCCCAGTCGATGAATTCGAGCAGCCCGAGTACCGCGAAGCGCGGGCCGAAACCGGTGCGGATCGCCGTGTCGATGTCCTTCGCGCTTGCGACACCCTCCTCGACCATCCGCGCGGCCTCGTTCATCGCGAGCGCCTGGATGCGCGGCACGATGTAGCCGGGCGCCGGCCCGCAGATCACCGGCTTCTTGCCGACACGTTCGAGCAGCGCAGCGAGCGCATCGACCACCGACTGGCCGGTTGCGTCGCTGCGGCTGATCTCGACGAGCGGCATCAGCAATGCAGGGTTCAGCCAGTGCGCATTCAGCATTCGTTCGGGGTGCACGACGTGGCGCTGCAATTCGGTGACGACG
Coding sequences within:
- a CDS encoding cyanate transporter, which produces MSDPGTAQAVHRPHVASVSYGALALLVLAGLNLRPFLTAFGPVLDVVRADTGLGFRAAALLTTLPFVLMGVVAGVGVGLARRVGERRALSVALALIAAGCTARLWTGGSAGLIGTAIVAGAGVAVIQALVPGLAKRWFVDRLPLAMGLYSAALVGGGAFGAVASPWLAAQGGWHLALAVWAVPALVTLALWRAKAPRDAVRATAVAAPLTAFIRVPRAWQLALFFGLSNSGYASLVAWLPAFYRGIGMDPQASGNLLAWMALFQATGALAMPMLAKRSPDRRAVLWLTLALQAAGFIGFAALPALAPWLWVASVGLGLGGFFSMSLIVTLDHLPDARLAGALAAFVQGIGFLTVAASPWLIGWLRDAGGGFAIAWWMHLGVIAAMAALNAAFAPAGYRHGMVRITGAAR
- a CDS encoding ABC transporter substrate-binding protein, which gives rise to MKKLVLAVALALTAGAAAAKDPAVLRLGVDPSYAPFESLAPDGKLVGFDIDLGNAICERMKVRCVWVENAFDGMIPALKARKFDGVLSSMSVTEKRLAQIAFTDKIDNVPPRLVARRGSNLQPTPESLQGKSVGVEQGSTQETYARTYWEPKGVIVRTYQTQDLVYQDLLSGRLDASLQSSVQADLGFLKTAKGVNFEFAGPPLHDPKTLGVGSAIGVRKDDDALRTQINQALASLIQDGTYQRIAKKYFSFDIYN
- a CDS encoding GNAT family N-acetyltransferase is translated as MLIRVATPSDAIPLAELKRDTFRETFLQDGFNIDYPPHDLAAYETQAYSVETVTGQLNDPQCRTWVAESDDGRLVGYAHAGPCKLPHPEVTDGAGEIHQIYLRRGTQGTGAGRALFDSALDYLATARPGPVWLGVWSGNAKAIAFYEKAGFSKVGTYDFKVGEATDLEFVYRR
- a CDS encoding Ivy family C-type lysozyme inhibitor, with translation MNVRIPLAAAALILAQAAWAAGPAPTKTWTMSAIPGDRAASDAFAAMKKGHALPAWVTKGTESPGATVVFGGHDVYVMTACKPHNCGSERIAVLYDPQKKVMYGVLSVAGPKEGAEKLTWLNIGGGSESIDGRTILYAALTGSLENHPDAFNYK
- a CDS encoding amidohydrolase family protein; this encodes MTTEDNQADNREAIDTLIANGCVITMDPQRRVIEHGAVAVKGDRIVAVGGTDELQARYRAARTIDARRKAVLPGLIDAHAHAGHAMLRTIGGADGDAWSAAAETIYTRASDEAFWETESHLAALERLKAGVTTGVSLLGGGNSIMRVDDPVYARRHCDAVVRTGTRSIVAVGPSRPPAPRAYTRHTPDGSDTRDIGFDTMYAVCQSIIDECHGDADGRIRIALTLPVYGPDHDPELARYERDFRDQAARYGALARERGLTFTQDGHRAGTLAFAHRELGLLGPTSFMSHSIDLTDDDIAACVETGTAIVHNPSAIMSIIGRCPVPELIDAGVTVAIASDGAAPDRGYDMFRHMWQCMHYHRRHFRDPDVLPHGKVLEMVTIDAAKALSVDHEVGSLEAGKLADVILVDLFRPHMMPMNMPVYRVTCFANAADVCMTMVGGRVLMEDRRVLSVDEGAVLERVNEVAELTIERSGLRHLLDEPKTLWRRSHY
- a CDS encoding sodium:solute symporter family protein, translating into MNASILIIAAFAVFALAIGVMARRGRKLTLEQWAVGGRGFGSLLTFLLMAGEAFSTFSFLGASGWTYSKGVPAFYILSYGCLAFVIGYWMLPAVWRYAKARGLVSFADYFAAKYDSRAIGVLVSVVAVFAMVSLLMIQLRGLGVIVSEMSYGLIPQAAAIWIAATLMAVYMVVSGIHGSASIAIFKDVLILAIAIFLGLYLPMHYYGGLGAMFAKLDAAHPELLRMPAHGFNLSWYNSTILLTSLGYYLYPHGFTAIYVAKDERALRRNVILMPLYQVLIAFLFLVGFAAVMTVHGLEGAQADLALLRLVKQTFPAWFVGIVGGTGLLTALVPGSLIMLNASTTIARNIYREGFAPNATDREVTRVARIALPIFTLVVVYFVLRGGATFVTLAIFSSSLLTQLVPMLASSFLKRPFGTREGAFAGIVAGAIVIAMTNYYGVTLASLFPRASNTLTSINPGLVALAVNAVVFIVISAGQRRLKARVAAPVGSA
- a CDS encoding DUF3311 domain-containing protein yields the protein MKLKLLLAALPFVGMYAGGSLAEGRPLLFGLPFLLVWNLVWMAATAAILAILFHLDERDAARPGRPGDAR
- a CDS encoding porin; the protein is MVRMKGGKTGAARVGVAVAMLFAGAAHAQSTVTLYGIVDAGVTYTNNAKGHALWQFTGGNESGPRWGLIGTEDLGGGLKANFRLENGFNVANGALGQGGRMFGRSAWVGLSGANWGAVTLGRQYNSTQDILGSLQMSSFLAQYSTHPFDNDDINNTFRTNNAVKYLSPTIAGLQANLVYGFSNSTGFANDNSWSAGVTYVNGPLNAGAAYARVNHPAVSTSGAVASDNYYPASESVFGASLGNAIRQQIWGAGGSYAIGPATLGLLYTGSNFGQATGGALRFNNYEGSLRYLITPALMAAAGYTYTQVARASDSGHYHQVSAGVQYLLSKRTDVYVNGFYQKASSGVGRAWIDGTDSASSTTSQVAVVVGIRQKF
- a CDS encoding MFS transporter, translating into MVPTDIMQSPSAARPLADRQLRRIVIASVAGNAMEWYDFFVYGTAAALVFGHVFFPPGASPLAGSLAAFAAFALGFVARPLGGIVFGHVGDRYGRKASLVWTLLIMGASTFAIGLLPTYAQVGVWAPAALVVLRLLQGIASGGEWGGGVLMISENAPPEQRGYYAAWSQLGVGGGFVLSSAAFLAAQALPDDAFRTWGWRLPFLASIAIFAIGIYIRRHLPESRDFEQAGKRGAHTHLPIVECIRRHPKEILLAMGLRVAENGGAYIFLAFSLVYGKYVGIPNGVMLTGVMIVEMGAMLAWGKLSDRIGRKPVYLIGALSLVACAFPFFWLLDTRVTPLVWLALTVGTAVSHGAMIGTLPALVGELFSTEVRYSGVALGHEVASIFAGGMSPLIATALLARYHASWPVSLFLIALGLVTVATLCVMRETRVAPDAGTRGDTV
- a CDS encoding 3-hydroxybutyryl-CoA dehydrogenase; the encoded protein is MSAAADVTRVHVLGAGRMGQGIALVFAFAGIDVTLIDFKRRDAAGQRAFDDRTRDEITRPLHAQVALGRIDAAQADAVVARIAIVSRDGAEEAMRDAEVVFEALPEVLDAKADALRWLGEHVDARATIASTTSTFVVTELQRHVVHPERMLNAHWLNPALLMPLVEISRSDATGQSVVDALAALLERVGKKPVICGPAPGYIVPRIQALAMNEAARMVEEGVASAKDIDTAIRTGFGPRFAVLGLLEFIDWGGCDILYYASTYLAGEIGPRFAPAASVVRNMETGCDGVRTGAGFHDYADVDVPAYMRQRLGEFARLLDHLGLAPVFDGGRSRQDA